The following DNA comes from Ruficoccus amylovorans.
GGAGGGCTTCGCCGCCGATGATGTCGTAGTCCTCGTGCCCGGCGAGCGCCTTGGCGAGCGTGCTTTTACCGGTGCCGTTCGGGCCCATGATGGCATGGACTTCGCCCTTGGGGACGGTGAGGTTGAACTCCTTGAGGATCGGCTTTTCGCCGATGCTGACGGTCAGGTTACGGATATCCAGTGACATGATGTTTAAATGGCTGAAGGGTTAATGGCTAATTGTTAAAGGATAAAAAGGCGGTTTGCTGCTTCGGGGGGGCTTCAGGAGGCGCGCTCGCTGTTGATTTTTTTGGGCGCGTAGCCGGTGAAACTGAGTTTGAATTTCTTCGCCTGAAAGCCCTGCGGGAGGACGTTCGTGATCTCGCGCATGAAGTTTTCAGGCAAATCGATATCGAATACCCGTCCGGTCTCCTCGTCCAGAAAATGCGCATGCTCGCCATCGTTAGGACAGAAGCGGCTGGGCTCGCGCTCGTAGTTGAGCTTTTTGATCAGGTCGCACTCGACGAGGGTTTCCAGGCAGTTGTAGACGGTGGCGAGCGAAATGGACGGCATGCCTTGCTTGGCCCGGGCGTACACCTCGTCTGCGGTCGGGTGGTCGCGCTCGGTCAGGAGCACAGTGTAGACGTGCTCACGCTGGCGGGTGGCGCGCAGGCCGTTGGTCAGCAGCGCTTCCTCCAGTTCGCGTTTGGCGGTGGTGTTTATTTTCATGGATGGCAACACGACTACTAAATTGGAATGATTCCAGAAATCAACCGAAATTGAGAATTATTTTCATTACAATTAGAGAAGTTGTTCTACTGAAGGCCATTAAACAAAGAATTATTATCGTTCTAAAAAGAAAAAAATCCCCACAAGGGTTATTTACTCGGAAAACGCCCGCTTCCGGGCATGAAAAAGCCCGGGGAATGAAGCCCGGGCTCGCTGGATCAGGGGATGCGGTGTTTACGCCGTTGCAGG
Coding sequences within:
- a CDS encoding Fur family transcriptional regulator, producing MKINTTAKRELEEALLTNGLRATRQREHVYTVLLTERDHPTADEVYARAKQGMPSISLATVYNCLETLVECDLIKKLNYEREPSRFCPNDGEHAHFLDEETGRVFDIDLPENFMREITNVLPQGFQAKKFKLSFTGYAPKKINSERAS